Proteins from a genomic interval of Kitasatospora kifunensis:
- a CDS encoding LysR family transcriptional regulator, whose product MDVDLRKLRYFVAVAEELHFGRAAERLHIAQPVLSRQIRALETELRAQLFRRDRRSTELTAAGRQLLEDAPPLLAASQAARRRVGLAGQEQARFTIGFMPGITVTAAVRAFSTRHPDLTVDVLRTSWDDQSQVILDGRVDVGFIRLPVDQRGLELRPLFAEPRVVVLPTGHRLAGQASVGIADLADEQLLQNPDAVPEWRDLPTHAGSRPERSRPLAATVEEKLEYVAAADGMVILPLSTARFYTRPDLVHLAVEGIGPSQVCLAWSAGRRSRLLDEFRQLAASAAG is encoded by the coding sequence GTGGACGTCGACCTGCGCAAGCTGCGGTACTTCGTGGCCGTCGCGGAGGAACTGCACTTCGGGCGTGCGGCTGAGCGCCTGCACATCGCCCAGCCGGTGCTCTCGCGGCAGATTCGGGCACTGGAGACGGAGTTGCGTGCCCAACTGTTCCGGCGGGACCGGCGCTCCACCGAGCTCACCGCCGCCGGGCGCCAGCTCCTGGAAGACGCGCCGCCCTTGCTGGCGGCTTCCCAGGCGGCGCGCCGCCGGGTCGGCCTGGCCGGTCAGGAGCAGGCCCGCTTCACCATCGGCTTCATGCCGGGCATCACGGTGACCGCCGCCGTGCGGGCGTTCTCCACCCGGCACCCCGACCTGACCGTCGACGTCCTGCGCACCTCCTGGGACGACCAAAGCCAGGTGATCCTCGACGGCCGGGTCGACGTCGGCTTCATCCGGCTGCCGGTCGATCAGCGCGGCCTGGAGCTGCGACCGCTCTTCGCCGAGCCACGGGTGGTCGTGCTGCCCACAGGGCACCGACTGGCGGGCCAGGCCTCGGTGGGGATCGCGGACCTGGCCGACGAGCAGTTGCTCCAGAACCCGGACGCCGTGCCCGAGTGGCGTGACCTGCCGACGCACGCCGGTTCCCGCCCGGAGCGGAGTCGACCGCTGGCCGCGACCGTCGAGGAGAAGCTCGAATACGTCGCGGCCGCCGATGGGATGGTCATCCTGCCCCTGTCCACCGCACGCTTCTACACCCGGCCCGACCTCGTCCACCTGGCCGTCGAGGGCATCGGCCCGAGCCAGGTCTGCCTCGCCTGGAGCGCCGGTCGGCGCTCCAGGCTGCTCGACGAGTTCCGCCAACTCGCCGCCTCGGCAGCCGGGTGA
- a CDS encoding acyl-CoA-like ligand-binding transcription factor: MTQGDDVQIGLRERKKRETRVSLSQATIRLCVERGWDNVTVESIAAAANVSVRTFRNYFSSKAEAIAAGHLERMLRIADTLRARPAAEPLWESIVHAVVAEFAQGDEEVRGGEEVRRDESVRAGEGSARSALDQRWRDGLRLMLAEPALQGEVAKANAAAQEVLAEAVAERTGTDAARDVYPKLVAAVIGAGSAVAVEHCLRADPPTPLVPVLREVFDRLAAGLPTP; the protein is encoded by the coding sequence ATGACGCAGGGAGACGACGTACAGATCGGGCTGCGGGAGCGCAAGAAGCGGGAGACACGCGTCTCGCTGAGCCAGGCCACGATCCGGCTCTGTGTCGAACGCGGCTGGGACAACGTGACGGTGGAGTCCATCGCCGCCGCGGCGAACGTGTCCGTGCGCACCTTCCGCAACTACTTCTCCAGCAAGGCCGAGGCGATCGCCGCAGGACACCTGGAACGGATGCTGCGGATCGCGGACACCCTGCGAGCGCGTCCGGCCGCCGAGCCCCTGTGGGAGTCGATCGTCCACGCGGTGGTGGCCGAGTTCGCCCAGGGGGACGAAGAGGTCCGCGGAGGCGAAGAGGTCCGCAGAGACGAATCGGTCCGGGCGGGCGAGGGGAGCGCGAGGTCCGCCCTCGACCAGCGCTGGCGGGACGGGCTTCGGCTCATGCTGGCCGAACCGGCACTGCAGGGCGAGGTCGCCAAGGCGAACGCGGCCGCACAGGAGGTGTTGGCCGAGGCGGTCGCCGAGCGCACCGGCACCGACGCGGCCCGCGACGTCTACCCGAAACTGGTCGCCGCGGTGATCGGGGCGGGCAGCGCGGTGGCCGTGGAGCACTGCCTGCGTGCCGATCCGCCCACCCCGCTCGTCCCGGTGCTGCGCGAGGTGTTCGACCGCCTCGCCGCCGGTCTTCCCACCCCTTAG
- a CDS encoding FAD-dependent monooxygenase: MDVVIVGGGPNGLMLACELSLAGVRPLVLEGLPEPSEEPKANGLLGQVVTMVDRRGLYERLAGNPGPPQPNSAYFMFASLPLDLSMLKDSPLYGLAVPQRRIVQVLQERATELGAEIRRGHQVAGLSQDDEGVTVDVDGPEGAYRLRARYLVGADGAHSITRKQAGIGFPGVSYDRTTSRTAHVALPPQWVDPSTGALNVPGYGTILPFLPHRTEHGGFSYAPFPGHPPLVSTMEWDQPEPQAPMSLAELRASIRRVLGVDVPLDPPTGAGPHVLRRLSGGNTRVAERFRDRRILLVGDAAHVYAAGGGPGLNLGLQDAVNLGWKLAAELRGGTEPGLLDSYQTERRQAALRMNMNAQAQSALIAPGSDVTALRELLAELLGHQPTVQHLADLVAGADLRYDLGGPDAHPLVGRFAPEMDLNTPTGTVRLAELTRAARPLLLDFTEDASVARAMAPWHDRVDIITAQPQPRTPAVTALLLRPDCYVAWASGSPRPDTVDLEALRTAAQRWFGTTEPARVTL; this comes from the coding sequence GTGGATGTGGTCATTGTCGGGGGCGGCCCGAACGGGCTGATGCTGGCCTGCGAGCTGAGCCTGGCCGGGGTCCGGCCCCTCGTGCTGGAAGGCCTGCCCGAACCCAGCGAGGAGCCGAAGGCCAACGGGCTGCTCGGCCAGGTTGTCACCATGGTCGACCGGCGGGGCCTGTACGAGCGCCTCGCTGGCAACCCGGGTCCGCCGCAGCCGAATTCCGCCTACTTCATGTTCGCCTCGCTGCCCCTGGACCTGAGCATGCTGAAGGACAGCCCGCTCTACGGCCTGGCGGTGCCGCAGCGCCGCATCGTGCAGGTCCTTCAGGAGCGCGCCACCGAACTCGGCGCGGAGATCCGGCGGGGACACCAGGTCGCCGGCCTGTCCCAGGACGACGAGGGCGTCACCGTCGATGTCGACGGTCCCGAGGGCGCCTACCGGCTGCGGGCGCGCTACCTGGTCGGTGCGGACGGAGCGCACAGCATCACGCGCAAGCAGGCCGGCATCGGTTTCCCCGGCGTCAGTTACGACCGGACGACCAGCCGGACGGCGCACGTCGCGCTCCCGCCGCAGTGGGTGGATCCGAGCACGGGTGCGCTGAACGTGCCCGGCTACGGCACCATCCTGCCGTTCCTGCCCCACCGCACCGAGCACGGCGGGTTCTCCTACGCGCCGTTCCCCGGCCACCCGCCGCTGGTCAGCACCATGGAGTGGGACCAGCCCGAGCCGCAGGCACCGATGAGCCTCGCGGAGCTGCGGGCGAGCATCCGTCGCGTGCTCGGCGTCGACGTGCCGCTCGATCCGCCCACCGGCGCGGGACCGCACGTGCTGCGCCGGCTCTCCGGCGGCAACACGCGGGTCGCCGAACGGTTCCGGGACCGTCGGATCCTCCTGGTCGGCGATGCCGCCCACGTGTACGCCGCAGGGGGAGGGCCCGGCCTCAACCTCGGCCTGCAGGATGCCGTCAACCTCGGCTGGAAACTCGCCGCCGAGCTCCGAGGCGGCACTGAGCCAGGGCTCCTGGACAGCTACCAGACCGAGCGTCGGCAAGCCGCCCTGCGGATGAACATGAACGCCCAGGCGCAGTCCGCGCTCATCGCGCCCGGCAGCGACGTCACCGCGCTGCGCGAGCTGCTGGCCGAACTGCTCGGACACCAGCCCACCGTGCAGCACCTCGCCGACCTCGTCGCCGGCGCCGACCTGCGCTACGACCTGGGCGGGCCCGACGCGCACCCCCTGGTCGGCCGGTTCGCGCCGGAGATGGACCTGAACACCCCGACCGGGACCGTCCGGTTGGCGGAACTCACCAGAGCCGCACGGCCCTTGCTGCTCGACTTCACCGAAGACGCGTCGGTGGCCCGGGCGATGGCGCCGTGGCATGACCGGGTGGACATCATCACCGCGCAGCCTCAGCCCCGGACGCCCGCGGTCACCGCCCTGCTGCTTCGCCCCGACTGCTACGTGGCCTGGGCATCGGGTTCGCCCCGCCCGGACACCGTGGACCTGGAAGCACTCCGCACCGCCGCGCAGCGCTGGTTCGGCACCACCGAGCCCGCCCGAGTGACCCTCTGA
- the argC gene encoding N-acetyl-gamma-glutamyl-phosphate reductase: MPLRVAVAGASGYAGGEVLRLLLSHPEVEIGALTGGSNAGTTLGELQPHLLPLADRVLEPTTPEVLAGHDIVFLGLPHGQSAAVAEALGEDVLVIDCGADFRLKEAADWERFYGSAHAGTWPYGLPELPGHRAALKGTKRIAVPGCYPTAVSLALFPAYAAQLAEPEAVIVAASGTSGAGKAVKTHLLGSEVMGSVSPYGVGGVHRHTPEMSQNLSAVAGEPVNVSFTPTLVPMSRGILATCTAKAKPGVTGADVRAAYAAAYADEPFVRLLPELQWPQTKSVHGANSALVQVTLDEHAGRIIAISAIDNLVKGTAGGAVQSMNIALGLPEALGLPVNGVAP; this comes from the coding sequence ATGCCGTTGCGAGTCGCCGTTGCCGGAGCCAGCGGGTATGCGGGCGGCGAGGTGCTGCGCCTGCTGCTCTCGCATCCCGAGGTGGAGATCGGGGCGCTGACCGGCGGCTCCAACGCCGGTACGACGCTGGGGGAGTTGCAGCCGCACCTGCTCCCGCTGGCGGACCGGGTGCTGGAGCCGACCACGCCCGAGGTGCTCGCCGGCCACGACATCGTCTTTCTCGGGCTGCCGCACGGGCAGTCCGCCGCCGTGGCCGAGGCGCTCGGCGAGGACGTGCTGGTGATCGACTGCGGTGCCGACTTCCGGCTCAAGGAAGCGGCGGACTGGGAGCGGTTCTACGGTTCCGCGCACGCCGGGACCTGGCCGTACGGGCTGCCCGAGCTGCCGGGGCACCGGGCCGCTCTGAAGGGGACCAAGCGGATCGCCGTTCCCGGCTGCTACCCCACGGCCGTCTCGCTCGCGCTCTTCCCCGCCTACGCGGCCCAGTTGGCGGAGCCGGAGGCCGTGATCGTGGCGGCCAGCGGTACCTCGGGGGCCGGCAAGGCGGTCAAGACGCACCTGCTGGGCAGCGAGGTGATGGGGTCGGTCAGCCCGTACGGGGTCGGCGGGGTGCACCGGCACACGCCGGAGATGTCGCAGAACCTGAGCGCGGTCGCGGGGGAGCCGGTGAACGTCTCCTTCACTCCCACCCTGGTGCCGATGTCCCGGGGCATCCTGGCCACCTGCACGGCCAAGGCCAAGCCCGGCGTCACCGGCGCGGACGTTCGCGCGGCCTACGCCGCCGCCTATGCCGACGAGCCGTTCGTCCGACTGCTGCCCGAGCTGCAGTGGCCGCAGACCAAGTCGGTGCACGGCGCCAACTCCGCCCTCGTCCAAGTCACGCTGGACGAGCACGCCGGGCGGATCATCGCGATCAGCGCGATCGACAACCTGGTCAAGGGCACCGCCGGCGGCGCGGTGCAGAGCATGAACATCGCGCTCGGCCTGCCCGAGGCGCTCGGCCTTCCCGTGAACGGAGTTGCACCGTGA
- the argJ gene encoding bifunctional glutamate N-acetyltransferase/amino-acid acetyltransferase ArgJ, with the protein MTTHQQSVGVTAAKGFRAAGVTAGIKASGTPDLALVVNEGPSYAAAGVFTSNRVKAAPVLWSQQVLKGGQLAAVVLNSGGANACTGPEGFQDTHATAERVGTELGVSAGEVAVCSTGLIGERLPMDLLLPGITLAAKELAVDGGEAAAIAIKTTDTVHKTAQVTQDGWTVGGMAKGAGMLAPGLATMLVVLTTDAAVDAAQLDVALRGATRTTFDRVDSDGCMSTNDTVLLLASGAAQVTPGQAEFAAAVEQVCADLARQLIGDAEGASKDIRIDVTGAATEDEAVTVARTIARNNLLKCAIHGEDPNWGRVLAAIGTTAAAFDPDQLDVAINGVWVCRGGAVGEDRSLVDMTDRQVVITADLHAGPAAATVWTNDLTADYVHENSAYST; encoded by the coding sequence GTGACCACCCATCAGCAGAGCGTCGGCGTCACCGCCGCCAAGGGCTTTCGGGCCGCCGGAGTCACGGCCGGCATCAAGGCCTCCGGTACCCCGGACCTGGCCCTGGTGGTCAACGAGGGGCCCTCCTACGCCGCGGCCGGCGTCTTCACGAGCAACCGGGTCAAGGCTGCCCCGGTGCTCTGGTCCCAGCAGGTGCTGAAGGGCGGCCAGTTGGCCGCAGTGGTGCTCAACTCCGGTGGCGCCAACGCCTGCACCGGGCCCGAGGGGTTCCAGGACACGCACGCCACCGCCGAGCGGGTCGGCACCGAACTGGGCGTCAGCGCCGGCGAGGTGGCGGTCTGCTCCACCGGCCTGATCGGCGAGCGGCTGCCGATGGACCTGCTGCTGCCCGGTATCACGCTCGCCGCCAAGGAGTTGGCGGTGGACGGCGGTGAGGCGGCGGCGATCGCCATCAAGACCACCGACACCGTGCACAAGACCGCGCAGGTGACGCAGGACGGTTGGACGGTCGGCGGGATGGCCAAGGGTGCGGGCATGCTCGCGCCGGGCCTGGCCACCATGCTGGTCGTGCTCACCACCGACGCCGCCGTGGACGCCGCGCAGTTGGATGTCGCACTGCGCGGTGCCACCCGTACCACCTTCGACCGGGTGGACTCCGACGGCTGCATGTCGACCAACGACACGGTGCTGCTGCTCGCCTCCGGCGCTGCCCAGGTCACGCCGGGCCAGGCGGAGTTCGCGGCGGCGGTCGAGCAGGTCTGCGCCGACCTCGCGCGCCAGCTGATCGGTGACGCCGAGGGGGCGAGCAAGGACATCCGGATCGATGTCACCGGTGCCGCCACCGAGGACGAGGCCGTCACGGTCGCCCGCACCATCGCCCGCAACAACCTGCTCAAGTGCGCCATCCACGGCGAGGACCCCAACTGGGGCCGGGTGCTGGCCGCGATCGGCACCACCGCGGCGGCCTTCGACCCGGACCAACTGGACGTGGCGATCAACGGGGTCTGGGTCTGCCGGGGCGGCGCCGTCGGCGAGGACCGTTCGCTGGTCGACATGACGGACCGTCAGGTCGTCATCACCGCAGACCTGCACGCGGGTCCGGCCGCGGCCACGGTGTGGACCAACGACCTCACCGCCGACTACGTGCACGAGAACAGCGCCTACTCCACCTGA
- the argB gene encoding acetylglutamate kinase has protein sequence MTLIEALPWLERFHGKTVVIKFGGNAMVDESLKAAFAQDVVFLRYAGLHPVVVHGGGPQISAQLEKLGLKSSFTNGLRVTTPETMDVVRMVLAGQVQRELVGLLNGHGPFAVGMTGEDAHTMTAVKRYAVVDGEPVDIGLVGDIVNIEAGAVKALIADGRIPVISSIARGADSHVYNINADTAAAALAVALGAEMLVVLTDVEGLYADWPVSDDVISQLSATELAAILPTLSSGMVPKMEGCLHAVRSGVGTARVLDGRVQHSLLLEIFTDEGIGTMVVPDDETAVLGGLA, from the coding sequence ATGACCCTCATCGAGGCGCTGCCCTGGCTCGAGCGGTTCCACGGCAAGACCGTGGTGATCAAGTTCGGCGGCAACGCGATGGTCGACGAGTCGCTCAAGGCGGCCTTCGCCCAGGACGTGGTCTTCCTGCGCTACGCGGGCCTGCACCCGGTGGTCGTCCACGGTGGCGGTCCGCAGATCAGCGCGCAGTTGGAGAAGCTGGGGCTGAAGTCCTCGTTCACCAACGGCCTGCGGGTCACCACGCCCGAGACCATGGACGTGGTCCGGATGGTGCTCGCCGGGCAGGTCCAGCGTGAACTGGTCGGACTGCTCAACGGGCACGGACCGTTCGCGGTCGGCATGACCGGCGAGGACGCGCACACCATGACCGCCGTCAAGCGGTACGCGGTGGTGGACGGTGAGCCGGTGGACATCGGCCTGGTCGGCGACATCGTCAACATCGAGGCCGGCGCGGTGAAGGCGCTGATCGCCGACGGGCGGATCCCGGTGATCTCCAGCATCGCGCGCGGCGCCGACAGCCACGTCTACAACATCAACGCGGACACCGCGGCCGCGGCCCTCGCGGTCGCGCTGGGCGCCGAGATGCTGGTGGTGCTCACCGACGTCGAGGGGCTCTACGCCGACTGGCCGGTCTCCGACGACGTGATCAGCCAGCTCTCCGCGACCGAGCTGGCGGCCATACTGCCGACGCTGAGCAGCGGCATGGTGCCCAAGATGGAGGGCTGCCTGCACGCCGTGCGCTCCGGCGTCGGCACCGCGCGGGTGCTGGACGGCCGGGTCCAGCACAGCCTGCTGCTGGAGATCTTCACCGACGAGGGAATCGGCACCATGGTGGTGCCGGACGACGAGACCGCTGTCCTGGGGGGCTTGGCATGA
- a CDS encoding acetylornithine transaminase, translating into MSDTAHGNAAKGTTAHNTTAHGNAELTKRYQHAFTNNYGTPRLPLVKGEGALLWDADGNEYLDLVGGIAVNALGTAHPAVVAAVTGQIGRLGHVSNLFMAEPTIELAERLLALDERPGRVFFCNSGTEAVEAAFKISRLTGRTHVVALDGAFHGRTMGALALTGQPAKQDPFRPLPGEVTHVPFGDVEALRAAVSTRTAAVVLEPIQGENGAVPLPAGYLRAAREITRATGTLLILDEIQTGIGRTGHWFAHQAEPGVEPDVITLAKGLGGGLPIGAVIAYGAAGDLLQPGQHGTTFGGNPVVAAAALAVLDTIEDQGLLAQVRTVGDQLRSGIEALGDPLVSHVRGAGLLLGIVLTEPVAARVQAVAQQAGFLVNAALADAVRLVPPLIITEAQAGAFLAALPAILDSVREETATAARQGDPAAQSRR; encoded by the coding sequence ATGAGTGACACCGCACACGGCAACGCCGCAAAGGGCACCACCGCACACAACACCACCGCACACGGCAACGCCGAGTTGACGAAGCGCTACCAGCACGCCTTCACCAACAACTACGGCACCCCCCGCCTGCCGCTGGTCAAGGGCGAGGGCGCGCTGCTCTGGGACGCCGACGGCAACGAGTACCTCGACCTGGTCGGCGGCATCGCGGTCAATGCGCTCGGCACCGCGCACCCGGCGGTGGTGGCCGCGGTGACCGGGCAGATCGGGCGGCTCGGCCACGTCTCCAACCTCTTCATGGCGGAGCCGACCATCGAGCTGGCCGAACGGCTGCTCGCGCTGGACGAGCGCCCGGGCCGGGTCTTCTTCTGCAACTCCGGTACCGAGGCCGTCGAGGCCGCTTTCAAGATCAGCCGGCTGACCGGGCGCACCCACGTCGTCGCCCTGGACGGCGCTTTCCACGGTCGCACCATGGGCGCCCTGGCGCTCACCGGCCAGCCCGCCAAGCAGGACCCGTTCCGGCCGCTGCCGGGCGAGGTGACGCACGTCCCGTTCGGCGACGTCGAGGCGCTGCGCGCGGCGGTGAGCACCCGGACGGCGGCCGTGGTGCTGGAGCCGATCCAGGGCGAGAACGGCGCCGTCCCGCTGCCGGCCGGCTACCTGCGGGCGGCCCGCGAGATCACCCGTGCGACCGGCACGCTGCTGATCCTGGACGAGATCCAGACCGGCATCGGTCGCACCGGCCACTGGTTCGCCCACCAGGCCGAGCCGGGTGTCGAGCCGGACGTCATCACGCTGGCCAAGGGCCTGGGCGGCGGCCTGCCGATCGGTGCGGTGATCGCCTACGGCGCGGCGGGCGACCTGCTCCAGCCAGGGCAGCACGGCACCACCTTCGGTGGGAACCCGGTGGTCGCCGCCGCCGCGCTCGCGGTGCTCGACACCATTGAGGACCAGGGCCTGCTGGCGCAGGTGCGCACGGTCGGCGACCAGCTGCGCAGCGGCATCGAGGCGCTCGGCGACCCGCTGGTCTCGCACGTGCGGGGCGCGGGCCTGCTGCTCGGCATCGTGCTCACCGAGCCGGTGGCGGCCCGGGTCCAGGCGGTGGCCCAGCAGGCGGGCTTCCTGGTGAACGCGGCCCTGGCGGACGCGGTGCGGCTGGTCCCGCCGCTGATCATCACCGAGGCGCAGGCAGGTGCTTTCCTGGCCGCGCTGCCCGCGATTCTGGACAGCGTTCGGGAGGAGACGGCTACGGCAGCCCGGCAGGGTGACCCGGCCGCGCAGTCCCGAAGGTAG
- a CDS encoding arginine repressor: MTVSPSDQSPAGPTPQVPQTRTARHRRIVDLLTRQPVRSQSQLAKLLADDGLVVTQATLSRDLDELGAVKIRNRDGALIYAVPAEGGDRTPRAPMGESASEGRMARLAAELMVSATASGNLVVLRTPPGAAQFLASAIDTAEVYEIIGTIAGDDTVLLISRDPAGGQALADHLMQLAQARTDRA, from the coding sequence ATGACCGTGTCCCCATCCGATCAGTCCCCCGCCGGCCCGACGCCGCAGGTCCCGCAGACCCGCACCGCGCGCCACCGGCGGATCGTGGACCTGCTGACCCGTCAACCCGTCCGCTCGCAGAGCCAGTTGGCCAAGCTGCTGGCCGACGACGGGTTGGTGGTCACCCAGGCCACGCTCTCCAGGGACTTGGACGAGCTGGGCGCGGTCAAGATCCGCAACCGGGACGGCGCGTTGATCTACGCCGTCCCGGCCGAGGGCGGCGACCGCACGCCGCGCGCGCCGATGGGGGAGTCGGCCAGTGAGGGGCGGATGGCCCGGCTGGCCGCCGAGCTGATGGTGTCGGCCACCGCCTCCGGCAACCTGGTGGTGCTGCGCACCCCGCCGGGGGCGGCGCAGTTCCTCGCCTCGGCGATCGACACGGCCGAGGTGTACGAGATCATCGGGACCATCGCGGGCGATGACACGGTGCTGCTGATCAGCCGGGATCCGGCCGGTGGCCAGGCGCTCGCGGACCACCTGATGCAGCTGGCGCAGGCCCGCACGGACCGCGCCTAG
- a CDS encoding ferredoxin, whose protein sequence is MHVTVDQDRCCSAGQCVLTVPEVFDQSEEDGLVLLLQDRPDPALRAQLHTAVALCPAGAITVTDGPA, encoded by the coding sequence ATGCACGTGACTGTCGATCAGGATCGCTGCTGTAGTGCGGGTCAGTGTGTGCTGACCGTCCCCGAGGTCTTCGACCAGAGCGAGGAGGACGGGCTGGTGCTGCTGCTCCAGGACCGTCCGGACCCCGCCCTGCGCGCCCAGCTCCACACCGCCGTCGCCCTCTGCCCGGCAGGCGCCATCACCGTGACGGACGGCCCGGCATGA